A single region of the Theileria annulata chromosome 4, complete sequence, *** SEQUENCING IN PROGRESS *** genome encodes:
- a CDS encoding uncharacterized protein (Tap349h10.p1c.C.cand.225 - score = 25.48): MFNHNSFNLFKRYFILKYNINPDNINKNYNQPFLGLIMKDNNYLLSDVENIYEKKDEIIYGLPYEILFNSGREFITNEFTYSITNEFCKLEEYNKLIPLPKIGTLLNDSLRSLYFIQNSNRILPKSFKFPITVTSVTGSSNTVTGPLNSIVPTGTVLPSSGPTSTVVPGTGTNITTNSKDIVSKDMVSKDINSSINEDSGTKEDDVGTEGDTKGVGEEGDAVVPSTVTDVTETENIENTMGILNNVIFNDNQIDLQSDLTLKSQKLDEDENRIEDDIIYILSYGISNNNQLNCCTLSSFDGRFISIGQNNGIILLYDLLTSEVSVTGSGPRPTTDLDIPLTGCNNVYNDISCIIGSGIAYKSVTSMNPGFTKSLSNPLTTPSYEYGDMIPEYEQMEYQEEENTNIIYAHDGCVNCIKFGENGQILLSAGNDGLIKLFTTNNNSCKSIYYNSSVTVSGHTDSITMGKGTTGTNSTKDTNTKGTNTKGTSFGSVGMTKHRNGVINSVLNIDYGNYGYYFSSCDINGYCKIWCTDRSYSLRNYKPINNLFYYNKFHPNSSLISLLSYHDIFTLYDLKSNKLTLQFCYNSYEFNDFSNTVLGQADTIPPPNVPPNSTKDPIGASTVTKGKRANFTAMECTKGLGTGTRKINGSSGYERNRIEWSKNGIIYGICKENILLLYDIRNGKLLEKIVHDSNILGFDFSYSSNIISIIDQYNISFCKHRNAVIDMNKYILNDTNTEEEIKLKKNLIKAYKYKDLILVHNAFTPENVLLTLGISTL, from the exons ATGTTTAATCATAATTCATTTAACCTTTTTAAACGTTATTtcatattaaaatataatatcaatcctgataatattaataaaaattataatcaaCCTTTTTTag gattaataatgaaagataataattatttattgagtGATGTAGAGAATATATATGAGAAGAAAGATGAGATAATATATGGATTACCatatgaaatattatttaattcagGACGTGAATTTATAACAAATGAATTTACTTATTCTATTACTAATGAATTTTGTAAACttgaagaatataataaattaataccATTACCTAAAATTGGtactttattaaatgattcTTTAAgatcattatattttatacaaaattcTAATCGTATATTACCtaaatcttttaaatttccCATTACGGTGACTTCCGTTACGGGGTCTTCCAatacggtgactggtccaCTAAACAGTATTGTTCCTACGGGTACAGTTTTACCTAGTAGTGGTCCCACTAGTACAGTTGTACCAGGTACTGGTACtaatattactactaaTTCTAAGGATATAGTTAGTAAGGATATGGTTAGTAAGGatattaatagtagtaTTAATGAGGATAGTGGTACTAAAGAAGATGATGTGGGTACTGAGGGAGATACTAAGGGAGTTGGTGAGGAAGGGGATGCCGTGGtaccaagcaccgtaacggatGTAACAGAGACTGagaatatagaaaatacaatgggtatattaaataatgttatatttaatgataatCAAATTGATCTACAATCAGATTTAACCCTTAAATCAC AGAAATTAGATGAAGATGAGAATAGAATTGAGGatgatataatttatatattatcttATGGTataagtaataataatcaaTTGAATTGTTGTACTTTATCTTCTTTTGATGGAAGATTTATATCAATTGGTCAAAATAATggaattatattattatatgatCTACTTACTTCTGAGGTATCCGTTACGGGGTCAGGTCCACGGCCAACCACTGACTTAGATATACCCCTTACAGGG TgtaataatgtatataatgatatatCATGTATAATTGGAAGTGGAATAGCATATAAATCAGTAACAAGTATGAATCCAGGATTTACAAAATCATTATCAAATCCATTAACAACACCAAGTTATGAATATGGTGATATGATACCAGAATATGAACAAATGGAATATcaagaagaagaaaatactaatataatttatgcACACGATGGTTGtgtaaattgtattaaatttggTGAAAATGGACAAATACTCCTATCAGCTGGTAATGATggtttaattaaattatttactactaataataattcatgtaaatctatttattataattcttccgttacggtgtcaggTCACACGGATAGTAttactatgggaaagggaaCTACAggtactaatagtactaaggatactaatactaagggAACTAATACTAAGGGAACTTCTTTTGGGAGTGTTGGTatgaccaagcaccgtaacggagtaATAAACAGTGTATTAAATATAGATTATGGTAATTATggatattattttagtaGTTGTGATATAAATGgatattgtaaaatatggTGTACAGATCGTAGTTATTCATtaagaaattataaaccaataaataatttattttattataataaattccaTCCCAATTCATCACTTATATCTTTATTATCTTATCATGATATTTTTACTTtatatgatttaaaatctaataaattaacattacaattttgttataattcttatgaatttaatgatttttccaatacggtgcttggtcaagcggATACTATTCCTCCTCCTAATGTACCTCCTAACAGTACTAAGGATCCtattggagcaagcaccgttactaagggaaagagagctaattttacagctatggaATGTACTAAGGGATTAGGTACTGGTACTAGGAAAATTAATGGTAGTAGTGGATATGAAAGAAATAGAATAGAATGGAGTAAGAATGGTATAATATATGGTATATGTAAAgagaatatattattattatatgatattagaaatggtaaattattagagaAAATTGTACATGATTCCAATATTTTAGGATTTGATTTTTCTTATTCcagtaatattatttctattattgatcaatataatatttcttTTTG caagcaccgtaacgctGTTATAGACATGAAtaagtatatattaaatgatacCAATACTGaggaagaaataaaattgaaaaagaatttaataaaagcatataaatataaagattTAATTCTAGTACATAATGCATTTACACCAgaaaatgtattattaacattagGAATCTCAACACTTTAG
- a CDS encoding uncharacterized protein (Tap349h10.p1c.cand.8 - score = 7.93;~1 probable transmembrane helix predicted for TA07565 by TMHMM2.0 at aa 20-42;~Signal anchor predicted for TA07565 by SignalP 2.0 HMM (Signal peptide probability 0.008, signal anchor probability 0.984) with cleavage site probability 0.003 between residues 38 and 39;~GPI-Anchor Signal predicted for TA07565 by DGPI v2.04, no cleavage site predicted), with amino-acid sequence MADLTKRKPHSTSFVDLTRFLDSGVLTLFTVLLSCTFLFMFGELLRLMNNLEFLNHELVKKGLNRLFPFRVSFLILLIYP; translated from the exons ATGGCTGATCTTACAAAACGCAAACCACACTCAACTTCTTTTGTTGATCTCACACGTTTTTTAGATA GTGGTGTATTGACATTATTTACTGTATTATTGTCTTGCACTTTTCTATTTATGTTTGGTGAACTATTGAGACTTATGAATAATCTTGAATTTCTTAATCATGAACTTGTTAAGAAAGGTCTCAATCGTCTTTTCCCATTCCGTGTATCTTTCTTAATACTCCTAATATACCCTTAA
- a CDS encoding uncharacterized protein (Tap349h10.p1c.C.cand.224 - score = 10.18): MNNNKDLNKLYENYVEDLRSYLNWSLSNLNKYKNELIDIGFVIYLELYSKLFKLSKSYGKNYIMEFKNVFNKKFENYIQKLLQYKFLDQLDELFLINIGYNKSNKYIIVITK; the protein is encoded by the exons atgaataataat aaggatttgaataaattatatgagAATTATGTAGAAGATTTAAGatcatatttaaattggtcattaagtaatttaaataaatataaaaatgaattaattgatattggatttgttatatatttggaattatattccaaattattcaaattatccAAATCATATG ggaagaattatataatggAATTTAAGAATGTGTTTAATAAGAAATTTGAGAATTATATACagaaattattacaatataaatttttagatcaattagatgaattatttttaattaatattggttataataaatctaataaatatattattgttattacCAAGTAA
- a CDS encoding uncharacterized protein (Tap349h10.p1c.C.cand.223 - score = 72.65), whose translation MEEYEYDVIIYGTGLINCLIGSILTKNNIKILHIDKYSDYGNQFRSLNFKQFLLHNYSVTGSPVTVLGQADTNGPEVTTDTKVNTNINNITGIIGPTSFTEENSTTIAAPKVLTSPLGTNSHITTTNEIAVVTNSRESSTFTEDTNIEKKNINEIAVVTKTRESSTFSNTEENSTNEIAAPKVTTNIPRKGANSMPIECTTSNSSTKGEGTPFGAGCREPDPVTEYLSKKILPYKKINNEERKKILKEILLENNKYNIDIYPKFFIKNSFFSKFLIETNLHNNLQFCTNHNNNIFFISNSSVTVTGPTENTEEPNNITEENSNTQIAAKGSTSEDTKGSTGIKDSKDITTIGASTVTEEENSNTIAVVTKSGESNTFSNTEENTNEIAAVTKIGESDTFSTSKDTEGEGVGEELPFGEAVGASTVTDIMEELVYDKNSIFRCKYLNLIEKRLLYKFFNHISSVTVLGPTATNGPEGSTTTNTTIRPSTVTDGKGANSTLMECTTEENLNEIAAVTKTGESGTFSLDNKVTNTKGDTTVNTTKDTSTVGASTVTDTVMESWNEYLKKNKLNKKLIKIINNCILINNKNNINENIKEIKNYLKIFEKDKNFLIYFLYGISNLIQNISRLSSIYNCHFMLNQFINSVTVLAPTATDVPGTKDTTMGKRANDTFTEVNLNNKIAAVTKTGESSTNNEGEEVVKEAPIGADGEDTKVARNTGAVGPSTVTEEKRIEIILDDYKIYTKYIISEYDIINSITPVTVSGPSDSTTTGKGANSMGMDCTTTNSTKDSNTKEAPIGAVGGTEGTGAVGASTVTEEEKIIIVYIISNKKLLNDFNLCIILSDDDSSVTVTGPPNSTVVPGTTGTNSTTNGTTTGTPTGTGTKDSSKGSTISEENSTTQFAAPGKGTNGSTSEGTGTVGPSTVTENIYIIQLNKETYNSPENKYIIYFITKYKENILNKILKLYNNLGNDLNTILYYTFNLFNIFNYIHIFSTNTVLAPMVSGPTNSTNTPGKGANSKVTECTNKDTKESSFGGGTKDIGAVELDTVTEINGINIYKYKYKNNIILLTNELNISYYISQIFLSIYYSNTVLGQTNSTTNSTLTTSNTTSEDISTIGPSTVTEGKGANFMGMECTMGKGANGINTEETSNINNIKGTPLGVKGGTFGVKEGTFGVKEVPFWAGDVGVGCRDIDPVTEEKIIENYLKYKNIDEENIDINCEFLNDLINKFIF comes from the coding sequence atggaagaatatgaatatgatgtaataatatatggtacaggattaataaattgtttaattggttcaatattaactaaaaataatattaaaatattacatattgataaatattcTGATTATGGTAATCAATTTAgatcattaaattttaaacaatttttattacataattattCCGTAACGGGGTCTcccgtaacggtgcttggtcaagcagaTACTAATGGACCTGAGGTTACTACTGATACTAAGgttaatactaatattaataatattactgGTATCATTGGACCAACCTCCTTTACTGAAGAAAATTCTACTACtattgctgcacctaaagTACTTACTTCACCCTTAGGTACTAACTCCCatattactactactaatgAAATTGCCGTTGTAACTAATTCTAGGGAGTCAAGTACTTTTACTGAGGATACTAATATTGAgaagaaaaatattaatgaaattgctgttgtCACTAAAACCAGGGAGTCGAGTACTTTTTCTAATACTGAAGAAAATTCTactaatgaaattgctgcTCCTAAAGTAACCACTAATATCCCTcgaaagggagctaattctatgccTATAGAGTGTACTACTAGTAATAGTAGTACTAAGGGTGAGGGAACCCCTTTCGGGGCTGGTTGCCGTGAACCTGACCCCGTAACGGagtatttatcaaaaaaaatattaccatataaaaaaataaataatgaagaaagaaagaaaatattaaaagaaatattattagaaaataataaatataatatagatatatatccgaaattttttataaaaaattcattctttagtaaatttttaattgaaactaatttacataataatttacaattctGTACTaatcataataataatatattttttatatcaaattcctccgtaacggtgactggtccTACAGAAAATACTGAAGAACCTAACAATATAACTGAAGAAAATTCTAATACACAAATTGCTGCTAAGGGATCTACTAGTGAGGATACTAAGGGATCTACTGGTATTAAGGATAGTAAGGATATTACTACcattggagcaagcaccgtaactgaggaggaaaattctaatacaattgctgttgtaactaaATCTGGGGAGTCTAATACTTTTTCTAATACTGAAGAAAATactaatgaaattgctgcTGTAACTAAAATTGGGGAGTCAGATACTTTTAGTACTAGTAAGGATACTGAGGGAGAGGGAGTTGGTGAGGAACTCCCTTTCGGGGAAGctgttggagcaagcaccgtaacggacATAATGGAAGAATTAGtatatgataaaaatagtatatttcgttgtaaatatttaaatttaatagaaaaaagattattatataaatttttcaatCATATTTcctccgtaacggtgcttggtcccACGGCCACTAATGGACCTGAGGgtagtactactactaatactaccATTagaccaagcaccgttactgacggaaagggagctaattctacccttatggagtgtactaccGAGGAAAATcttaatgaaattgctgcTGTAACTAAAACTGGGGAGTCAGGTACTTTTTCCTTGGATAATAAGgttactaatactaagggAGATACTACTGTAAAtactactaaggatactagtacagttggagcaagcaccgtaacggacACCGTAATGGAATCCTGGAAtgaatatttgaaaaaaaataaattaaataaaaaattaataaaaataataaataattgtatattaataaataataaaaataatataaatgaaaatataaaagaaataaaaaattatttgaaaatatttgaaaaagaTAAGAATTTtcttatatattttctttatggtattagtaatttaatacaaaatatttctaGACTTTCttctatatataattgtcATTTTATGCttaatcaatttattaactccgttacggtgcttgctcccACGGCTACAGATGTACctggtactaaggatactacCATGGGAAAGAGAGCAAATGACACTTTTACTGAagtaaatttgaataataaaattgctGCTGTAACTAAAACTGGGGAGTCAAGTACTAATAATGAGGGAGAGGAAGTTGTTAAGGAAGCCCCTATCGGGGCTGATGGTGAGGATACTAAGGTTGCTCGTAATACTGGTGCCGTaggaccaagcaccgttacggaggAGAAAAGaatagaaataatattagatgattataaaatatatacaaaatatattatatcagaatatgatattattaattccattactcccgttacggtgtctggTCCATCAGACAGTACTACtacgggaaagggagctaattctatgggtatggattgtactactactaatagtactaaggatagtaATACTAAGGAAGCCCCTATCGGGGCTGTTGGTGGTACTGAGGGAACTGGTGccgttggagcaagcaccgtaaccgaagaagaaaaaataataatagtatatataataagtaataaaaaattattaaatgattttaatttatgtattattttatccGATGATGattcttccgttacggtgactggtccaCCAAACAGTACAGTTGTACCTGGTACTACGGGAACTAACAGTACTACTAATGGTACTACCACAGGTACTCCTACTGGTACAGgtactaaggatagtaGTAAGGgtagtactattagtgAGGAAAATTCCACTACTCAATTTGCTGCTCCTGGAAAGGGTACTAATGGTAGTACTAGTGAGGGAACTGGTACcgttggaccaagcaccgtaacggaaaatatatatataatacaattaaataaagaaaCATATAATAGTCcagaaaataaatatataatatattttataacaaaatataaagaaaatatattaaataaaatattaaaattatataataatttaggtaatgatttaaatactattttatattatacttttaatttatttaatatatttaattatatacatattttttCCACCAatacggtgcttgctccaatgGTGTCAGGTCCAACAAACAGTACCAATACcccgggaaagggagctaattctaaGGTTACAGAGTGTACTAATAAGGATACTAAGGAATCTTCTTTCGGGGGtggtactaaggatattgGTGCCGTTGAACtagacaccgtaacggagataaatggaataaatatatataaatataaatataaaaataatataatattattaacaaatgaattaaatatttcttattatatttcacaaatttttttatcaatttattattccaatacggtgcttggtcaaaccaacagtactactaatagtacCTTAACTACTAGTAATACTACTAGTGAGGATATTAGTACCattggaccaagcaccgttactgagggaaagggagctaattttatgggtatggagtgtactatgggaaagggagctaatgGTATTAATACTGAGGAAActagtaatattaataatattaaggGAACCCCTTTGGGGGTTAAGGGAGGTACTTTTGGGGTTAAGGAAGGTACTTTTGGGGTTAAGGAAGTCCCTTTCTGGGCTGGTGACGTTGGAGTTGGTTGCCGTGATATTGACCCCGTAACGgaggaaaaaataatagaaaattatttaaaatataaaaatattgatgaagaaaatatagatataaattgtgaatttttaaatgatttaattaataaatttatattttaa